A region of Candidatus Poribacteria bacterium DNA encodes the following proteins:
- a CDS encoding 2-oxoacid:ferredoxin oxidoreductase subunit beta produces MKRKRTSRIPAGAPTLTRADFKSDQDTRWCPGCGDYSILTQTQHIMPELGIPKENIVFISGIGCSSRFPYYMNTYGFHTIHGRAPTIASGVKMANPDLSVWVITGDGDALSIGGNHFIHLMRRNFDINVLLFNNRVYGLTKGQYSPTSERGHQMYQSNPLGSLDTPFNPISLALASGATFVARSVDIDSGHLRPMLKAAFEHKGTSFIEIYQNCHIYNDDTFKLYREKELKADNTVRLEHGEPLVFGAESDKGIRLNGFQPEVVDLTDGEHTIDDLIVHDQYAEDTTLANFLSGMSDTPDMPHPMGIFRSVRHPCYEDLMTNQVRTAKERMGDGDLEALLNDGETWTVS; encoded by the coding sequence ATGAAAAGGAAAAGAACTTCTCGCATCCCCGCCGGGGCACCGACTCTCACAAGAGCGGATTTTAAATCCGATCAAGACACACGCTGGTGCCCGGGTTGCGGCGACTATTCAATTCTTACCCAGACACAACACATCATGCCTGAACTCGGCATCCCAAAGGAAAACATCGTCTTTATTTCTGGCATCGGGTGTTCAAGCCGATTCCCATACTACATGAACACCTACGGTTTTCACACCATTCATGGTAGAGCACCTACCATCGCCTCTGGCGTGAAAATGGCGAACCCTGACCTCTCTGTATGGGTTATCACGGGTGACGGCGATGCACTTTCAATTGGGGGCAACCACTTCATCCACTTGATGCGCCGGAATTTCGACATCAACGTGCTGCTGTTCAACAACCGGGTCTACGGGCTCACAAAGGGACAATATTCACCGACATCTGAACGAGGCCACCAAATGTATCAGTCCAATCCACTCGGCTCATTGGACACCCCTTTTAATCCTATCAGTCTTGCACTGGCTTCGGGTGCTACGTTCGTGGCACGTTCTGTTGACATAGATTCAGGACACCTGCGTCCCATGCTTAAGGCCGCCTTTGAACATAAAGGCACCTCTTTCATCGAAATCTATCAAAACTGCCACATCTATAACGACGATACCTTCAAACTATACAGAGAAAAAGAGCTTAAAGCCGACAATACGGTGCGTCTGGAACACGGCGAACCTCTCGTTTTCGGTGCGGAAAGTGATAAGGGTATCCGACTTAACGGTTTCCAGCCTGAAGTCGTTGACCTCACAGACGGCGAGCACACCATTGATGACCTCATCGTCCACGACCAATACGCCGAGGATACTACCTTAGCAAACTTCCTCTCGGGGATGAGCGACACACCTGACATGCCACATCCGATGGGTATCTTTCGCAGTGTTCGTCACCCCTGCTACGAGGATCTGATGACAAACCAAGTCCGCACTGCCAAAGAACGCATGGGCGACGGTGACCTTGAGGCACTCCTCAACGATGGCGAAACATGGACCGTGTCATAG
- a CDS encoding M55 family metallopeptidase, which produces MKIYILTDLEGVAMVSRFSQTREEGPQKQTAMKLLTQEVNAAVDGILDVDSDAEIVVWDGHGTGGIDVAEFHPKAKLIARGPIRPPYYLDATYDVLFFLGQHAMAGTPNAPLSHTYSSLSIEYYKLNGEMIGEFGCRAALAGTFDVPTVFISGDDKAVAEAKQLIPGIYGVETKQGLGQELALHLSPQRSRELIRETAAVACRNISEIAPLKIDPPYEFEVRVLDGKSIDGYLKRGAVKIDDRTVRWHSDDLCALSI; this is translated from the coding sequence ATGAAGATTTACATTCTAACCGACTTAGAAGGTGTCGCGATGGTATCCCGTTTCAGTCAAACCCGTGAAGAGGGTCCCCAGAAACAGACAGCCATGAAATTGCTGACACAAGAGGTAAATGCTGCTGTTGATGGCATTCTTGATGTGGATTCGGACGCAGAAATCGTCGTCTGGGATGGACACGGGACTGGCGGGATTGATGTAGCCGAATTTCATCCCAAGGCGAAACTAATTGCGCGGGGTCCCATTCGTCCCCCTTACTATCTTGACGCAACCTATGACGTACTCTTCTTCTTAGGACAGCACGCCATGGCAGGCACGCCAAACGCCCCGTTGAGCCATACATATTCCTCGTTATCAATTGAATACTACAAACTCAACGGTGAAATGATCGGAGAATTCGGATGCCGTGCAGCACTCGCAGGCACTTTCGATGTTCCAACGGTTTTCATCTCCGGCGACGATAAAGCAGTTGCAGAAGCAAAACAACTTATTCCCGGCATTTATGGTGTTGAAACCAAACAGGGACTCGGACAGGAACTCGCGCTACATCTATCACCGCAACGGTCGCGAGAATTGATTCGAGAGACTGCCGCGGTGGCTTGCAGAAATATCTCTGAGATTGCCCCGTTGAAAATTGATCCACCTTACGAGTTTGAAGTCCGAGTTCTTGACGGCAAATCAATTGACGGGTATCTGAAACGGGGTGCAGTGAAGATTGATGATCGCACCGTTCGCTGGCACAGCGATGACCTGTGCGCCCTGTCTATTTAA
- a CDS encoding iron-containing alcohol dehydrogenase — MEAFDCELKQQVIFGDNTIERLGELTRSLGGSRVLVTTDRGIEKVGILARAVSALQSERIAAYVFPDVTSNPTTEDVDAAVAFAKTNAPIDLIIGLGGGSSMDCAKGANFLLTNGGKMEDYWGTNKATQPMLPSIGIPTTIGTGSEAQSFALIAQADTHSKMACGDKKARFGTVILDATLTKTLPRPIAAITGIDAIAHAVESFVSTRHNPMSQMFSRHAWELLNAHFEACLEPNNSTARSKMLFGAYLAGLAIENSMLGAAHACANPLTARYDIIHGVAVALMLPHVIRLNSTVSGEAYRELYPDGDLADRITTLKQIGNLPNRLRDYPVQYTIGTTDIPTLAKEAATQWTAQFNPRPLNVRDFMALYEQVY, encoded by the coding sequence ATGGAAGCTTTTGACTGCGAACTGAAACAACAGGTTATCTTCGGTGATAACACGATTGAGAGACTCGGTGAACTGACGCGCTCACTCGGAGGGAGCCGCGTTCTCGTCACGACAGATCGGGGTATCGAAAAGGTGGGCATCCTCGCGAGAGCCGTCTCAGCCCTGCAAAGCGAAAGGATCGCCGCTTACGTTTTTCCCGATGTTACGTCCAACCCGACGACAGAAGACGTTGACGCTGCGGTAGCGTTCGCGAAAACTAACGCGCCGATAGACCTAATCATCGGACTCGGTGGTGGCAGCTCAATGGATTGTGCGAAAGGGGCAAACTTCCTGCTCACAAATGGCGGCAAAATGGAAGACTACTGGGGCACCAACAAAGCAACCCAACCGATGCTCCCCTCCATCGGCATTCCGACGACCATTGGCACCGGCAGCGAAGCACAGTCCTTCGCGCTCATTGCACAGGCGGACACCCATAGCAAAATGGCGTGCGGCGATAAAAAGGCGCGATTCGGCACTGTCATCTTGGATGCAACACTTACGAAAACCTTGCCGAGACCAATCGCAGCAATCACAGGGATAGACGCTATCGCGCACGCTGTTGAAAGCTTCGTCTCAACCAGACACAACCCGATGTCACAAATGTTCTCACGACACGCATGGGAGTTGCTAAACGCTCACTTTGAGGCGTGCCTTGAACCCAACAATTCCACAGCCCGAAGCAAGATGTTATTCGGTGCTTATCTGGCGGGACTCGCAATCGAAAATTCGATGCTCGGTGCCGCGCATGCGTGTGCTAACCCCTTGACAGCGAGATACGATATTATCCACGGTGTCGCTGTTGCGTTGATGCTACCACACGTCATCCGACTCAACAGCACTGTGTCAGGAGAAGCCTATCGTGAACTGTACCCGGACGGAGATTTAGCGGACAGAATTACAACACTAAAGCAGATCGGCAATTTACCGAACAGACTTCGGGATTACCCTGTCCAATACACGATAGGAACAACAGACATACCGACATTGGCAAAGGAAGCGGCAACACAGTGGACAGCGCAGTTCAACCCGCGCCCTTTGAATGTCAGAGATTTTATGGCACTTTATGAACAGGTTTATTGA
- a CDS encoding PQQ-binding-like beta-propeller repeat protein, giving the protein MNRFIDKQVGKQNRTYLKKSKATAQRSVSSTFLTLVLLLFASQVTLGNWTSFRGNPQLTGVADSQLPENPQLLWTFQAGDMIESTAAVVNGTVYIGALDGIFYALDARTGEKQWTYQTNSSIKASAAIHNGVAYFGDGDGVFHAVDINTHKMKWQFRTEGEIISSANFAGDRVLFGSYDGFLYCLNRENGELVWKFETEGYVHGTPGVWTQVDSDSGQAKNFVIVTGCDSYLRVLNIDDGTQTQQVELGAYVGASAAISQDHVYCGTYGTEILSVALGTGEIKWRYRHPKRRFPFFASAALTEDSVIIGGRDKMVHALSPKTGESLWTYTAKSRIESSAVIVGTRVFLGTTRGLIIGLDIKTGELVWEFATGSSIVASPSVSNGKIYIGTEDGILYCFG; this is encoded by the coding sequence ATGAACAGGTTTATTGACAAACAAGTAGGTAAGCAGAATCGTACATATCTTAAAAAGTCAAAGGCTACGGCACAACGGAGTGTGTCTTCTACCTTCCTCACTCTTGTGCTGCTGCTCTTCGCTTCACAGGTAACCCTTGGCAACTGGACCAGTTTCCGTGGTAATCCACAACTCACCGGTGTCGCCGATTCCCAACTCCCTGAAAATCCGCAATTGCTCTGGACTTTTCAGGCAGGAGATATGATTGAATCCACGGCTGCAGTCGTCAACGGTACCGTCTACATCGGCGCGTTAGATGGCATTTTCTATGCGCTCGACGCGCGAACAGGTGAAAAACAGTGGACCTATCAGACGAATAGTTCAATAAAAGCGTCCGCTGCTATCCACAATGGAGTCGCCTATTTCGGTGACGGCGATGGTGTCTTCCATGCGGTAGATATCAACACTCACAAAATGAAATGGCAGTTTCGTACGGAGGGTGAAATTATATCATCGGCGAATTTTGCTGGTGATCGCGTGCTATTCGGTTCGTATGACGGATTCCTCTACTGCCTCAACCGAGAGAACGGAGAATTGGTTTGGAAATTTGAGACGGAAGGTTACGTCCATGGCACCCCCGGTGTCTGGACACAGGTTGACAGCGATTCTGGGCAGGCGAAGAATTTCGTGATTGTCACAGGATGCGATAGTTATCTTCGCGTCCTCAACATCGACGACGGCACACAAACGCAACAGGTAGAACTCGGCGCGTATGTCGGTGCGAGTGCTGCGATTTCACAAGATCACGTTTACTGCGGCACGTATGGCACTGAAATACTGAGCGTCGCATTGGGAACTGGAGAAATTAAATGGCGGTATCGGCATCCGAAACGCAGATTTCCATTCTTTGCCTCAGCCGCCCTCACTGAAGATAGCGTTATTATTGGCGGACGCGATAAAATGGTGCATGCGCTCTCACCAAAAACTGGCGAGTCGCTATGGACGTACACCGCCAAATCCCGCATTGAGTCTTCCGCTGTCATCGTCGGCACGCGCGTTTTCCTCGGAACAACTCGCGGGTTAATTATTGGTTTAGATATTAAGACTGGGGAATTGGTGTGGGAATTCGCAACAGGCTCCTCTATCGTCGCATCCCCCAGCGTCTCCAATGGTAAAATTTACATCGGAACCGAGGACGGGATCCTGTATTGTTTTGGATAG
- a CDS encoding chorismate pyruvate-lyase family protein — protein sequence MGKSTIGNSDAIISERLNKLFVAQAARPLTLDDIKPSRLTPFQRALLVTDGTVTHLIEAYTFSPVEVVPLRETEQALGIEYAWLELPIGDPVVTREVVLQTPTTDTRAPKIHAYAISHLIYERLPNSVVEGLKSRAGGLGALLQRTIWETRRDLLWWGVERAVGLPDAIGHLESKPFLSRTYRVVAKKDPLMFITEKFPLDESSLED from the coding sequence GTGGGCAAAAGCACGATTGGTAATTCAGATGCTATTATCAGCGAGCGGCTGAATAAGCTGTTTGTTGCTCAAGCTGCCAGACCACTCACATTAGACGACATCAAACCCTCACGATTAACGCCATTCCAGCGCGCACTGCTCGTCACCGATGGAACTGTCACACATCTTATTGAGGCATATACGTTTTCTCCGGTGGAAGTCGTTCCGCTACGAGAAACAGAGCAAGCCTTGGGTATTGAGTACGCTTGGTTGGAACTTCCGATAGGCGATCCGGTTGTTACGCGGGAAGTCGTGCTGCAAACACCTACCACTGATACGCGAGCACCGAAGATCCACGCCTACGCAATTTCTCATCTTATCTATGAACGTTTACCAAACAGCGTTGTAGAGGGATTGAAATCAAGGGCCGGAGGATTGGGCGCACTTTTGCAAAGAACTATATGGGAAACGCGCCGCGACTTATTATGGTGGGGTGTTGAGCGAGCCGTAGGTTTGCCGGATGCTATTGGGCATCTCGAATCAAAGCCGTTTCTCAGCCGCACCTATAGGGTCGTAGCGAAGAAAGACCCACTGATGTTCATTACTGAAAAGTTTCCTCTTGACGAATCCTCCCTTGAAGACTAA
- a CDS encoding coproporphyrinogen-III oxidase family protein, translated as MPETKPEPATAGIDSKDTTVGSVFVSNYPPYSTWGESDVPAVHQALVEPPRPDATLGLYLHIPFCRKRCKFCYFRVYTDKNSSEIDTYLNALAKEVEIYSAQPAISDRPLRFVYFGGGTPSYISVKHLTTLVDRVKQVMPWDTAEEVAFECEPGTLTEKKVEAIKGIGVTRLSLGVENLNDEILAENGRAHLSKEVYRIVPWIKTLAFDQVNIDLISGMIGETWESWRETVEKTIELDPDSVTVYQLELPFNTVYSKDILGGDTLPVADWKLKREWHQYAFEQFTQAGYTQSSAYTVLKKDKNCQFVYRDAVWQGSDMIGTGVASFSHLSGIHFQNAPSWGDYLGNLEEGKLPIYRALKPTEAERLTREMILQLKLGKISPSYFQVKFNADILEIFAEPYEKLQNDGMLRINAASDEIQLTQRGLLQVDSLLPAFYASEYQNTRYT; from the coding sequence ATGCCTGAAACAAAACCGGAACCTGCAACAGCAGGCATAGATTCAAAGGACACAACCGTAGGGAGTGTATTCGTCTCTAACTACCCCCCGTATTCCACTTGGGGCGAGTCCGATGTACCAGCGGTGCACCAAGCACTCGTTGAACCGCCGCGCCCAGATGCAACGTTGGGACTTTACCTCCACATCCCTTTTTGCCGTAAGCGGTGCAAGTTCTGCTATTTTCGCGTCTACACCGACAAGAACAGCTCGGAAATTGATACGTACCTGAATGCCCTCGCCAAAGAGGTCGAAATTTATAGTGCACAACCCGCAATTTCGGATAGACCTCTGAGATTCGTCTATTTCGGTGGCGGCACACCGTCCTATATCAGTGTGAAACACCTGACGACTCTCGTCGATAGAGTGAAACAGGTGATGCCGTGGGACACTGCTGAGGAGGTCGCCTTCGAGTGTGAACCCGGCACCTTGACGGAAAAAAAAGTAGAGGCTATCAAAGGAATCGGTGTAACCCGACTGAGCCTCGGTGTTGAAAACCTGAACGATGAAATCCTCGCTGAAAACGGTAGAGCACATCTTTCCAAAGAGGTCTATCGTATCGTGCCGTGGATAAAGACGTTGGCGTTTGACCAAGTCAACATTGATCTTATCTCAGGCATGATAGGCGAAACGTGGGAGAGTTGGCGAGAAACCGTCGAAAAGACGATAGAACTTGATCCAGACAGCGTTACCGTCTATCAGCTTGAATTGCCGTTCAATACTGTCTACTCTAAGGACATTCTCGGCGGCGATACGCTTCCAGTGGCAGATTGGAAACTGAAACGCGAATGGCACCAATACGCCTTTGAGCAGTTCACACAAGCAGGTTACACGCAATCCAGCGCGTATACGGTGCTTAAGAAAGATAAGAATTGCCAGTTTGTCTACCGCGACGCGGTGTGGCAGGGCAGCGACATGATAGGCACAGGCGTTGCCTCCTTTTCGCACCTCAGCGGAATCCACTTTCAGAACGCACCTTCATGGGGAGATTACCTCGGCAACCTTGAGGAAGGTAAACTTCCGATTTACCGTGCGCTGAAACCTACGGAAGCGGAACGGTTGACGCGAGAGATGATATTGCAACTCAAACTTGGAAAAATCAGCCCTTCCTATTTCCAGGTGAAGTTCAATGCTGATATCCTTGAGATTTTCGCCGAACCCTACGAAAAACTGCAAAACGACGGTATGTTGCGTATCAACGCCGCATCAGATGAAATCCAGTTGACCCAGCGCGGATTGCTCCAAGTCGATAGCCTGCTCCCAGCGTTCTATGCCTCCGAATACCAAAACACACGATATACCTAA
- a CDS encoding DUF433 domain-containing protein has protein sequence MDPKLIVSNPSIMMGKPVIAGTRISVELILEKLSAGETIEQLLEAHPRLTEEGVRAALLFASQVPKSPS, from the coding sequence ATGGATCCTAAACTCATCGTATCTAACCCGTCAATTATGATGGGCAAACCCGTTATCGCAGGTACTCGCATCTCTGTCGAATTGATTTTAGAAAAACTTTCCGCGGGCGAGACGATTGAGCAGTTACTTGAGGCACACCCACGCCTGACTGAGGAAGGTGTACGTGCAGCACTTCTTTTCGCATCTCAAGTTCCTAAATCCCCCAGCTAA
- a CDS encoding phenylacetate--CoA ligase family protein, translating into MVTKTQLHRLREMLAPILETNTFYKRKLTEAGITHPNDLQTLEDYRQLPFTTKEELSADQVSHPPYGTNLTFPLEQYTCLHRTSGTTGAPLRWLDTAESWDWWGKCWGEIYNAAGVTSADRLMIAFSFGPFIGFWSAYHGAQQLGALIIPNGGMTSDQRIRAILSNDATVLIATPTYALRLAEVAEQDGINLCEEASIRVTIHAGEPGASLPATKQRIETRWGARAYDHAGATEVGAWGVMCKPQAGVHLNENEFICEVLDPETDNPADEGELVITNLGRIGMPVIRYRTGDHVKLKPAPCECGMESRVLDGGVIGRLDNVLIIRGLNVYPATLENIILKFPDVQEFAGRVYGTETFDELEIQIESTNPQPADTATAVAAAIRDELGLRATVKAVPLGTLPRYELKSNRFTDERPAQRKIG; encoded by the coding sequence ATGGTTACAAAAACACAATTACATCGTCTCCGAGAGATGCTTGCTCCGATATTGGAGACAAACACCTTCTACAAACGAAAACTCACCGAAGCAGGAATTACACATCCAAACGACCTACAAACGCTGGAGGATTACCGGCAGCTGCCCTTTACCACAAAGGAAGAACTTAGCGCGGATCAAGTGTCGCATCCACCTTACGGCACGAACTTGACCTTTCCACTGGAGCAATATACCTGCCTCCATCGCACCTCAGGTACGACAGGCGCGCCGTTGCGATGGTTGGACACAGCAGAATCGTGGGACTGGTGGGGAAAATGTTGGGGCGAAATTTACAATGCTGCCGGTGTGACCTCAGCAGACCGGCTTATGATCGCTTTCTCATTCGGTCCCTTTATCGGTTTCTGGAGTGCTTATCACGGTGCGCAGCAACTCGGTGCGCTCATAATCCCCAACGGCGGTATGACCTCCGATCAGCGGATACGCGCCATCCTCAGCAACGATGCGACAGTGCTCATCGCGACACCGACTTATGCATTGCGACTCGCCGAAGTCGCCGAACAGGACGGCATCAACTTGTGTGAAGAAGCCTCAATCCGGGTAACAATTCACGCCGGTGAGCCGGGGGCAAGTCTACCAGCAACAAAACAACGTATTGAAACGCGTTGGGGCGCGCGTGCCTACGATCATGCAGGCGCAACGGAGGTCGGTGCATGGGGTGTTATGTGCAAACCACAGGCGGGAGTCCACCTCAATGAAAACGAGTTTATCTGCGAAGTACTTGATCCCGAAACCGATAATCCGGCAGACGAAGGCGAGTTAGTGATTACCAATTTAGGGCGTATCGGTATGCCGGTTATCCGCTATCGGACAGGAGATCACGTTAAGCTCAAACCAGCACCGTGTGAATGTGGTATGGAGAGTCGTGTCCTTGACGGTGGTGTTATCGGACGCTTAGATAACGTCCTCATCATCCGCGGTCTGAACGTATATCCTGCCACGCTTGAAAACATTATCCTTAAGTTCCCGGATGTCCAAGAGTTCGCTGGACGTGTTTACGGAACAGAGACATTCGATGAACTCGAAATCCAGATTGAATCGACGAACCCACAACCTGCTGACACCGCCACCGCTGTCGCCGCTGCGATTCGAGACGAGTTAGGCTTACGTGCTACTGTGAAAGCGGTGCCACTCGGAACATTACCGAGATATGAACTTAAGTCAAATAGGTTCACCGATGAGCGTCCAGCACAGCGAAAAATAGGGTGA